One Leuconostoc mesenteroides subsp. mesenteroides DNA segment encodes these proteins:
- the trxA gene encoding thioredoxin, producing the protein MSATIKEITDSTFENETQEGVTLTDFRADWCPPCKMMDPILQHLSEENQLGGKIKFTSVNIDENKQVASQLGIQGIPTLIIKKNGQVIDKIVGFHPKDEIENTLKKYI; encoded by the coding sequence ATGAGTGCAACAATCAAAGAAATTACTGATAGTACATTTGAAAATGAAACACAAGAAGGGGTTACTTTGACCGATTTTCGTGCTGATTGGTGCCCGCCATGCAAGATGATGGACCCTATACTACAACACTTATCAGAAGAAAATCAATTAGGCGGTAAAATAAAGTTTACCTCAGTAAATATCGATGAAAATAAACAGGTTGCCAGCCAACTAGGCATTCAAGGTATCCCCACGTTAATTATTAAGAAAAATGGTCAAGTCATTGATAAAATTGTTGGATTTCATCCTAAAGATGAAATCGAAAATACTTTAAAAAAGTATATCTAA
- a CDS encoding DDE-type integrase/transposase/recombinase, translated as MSGHLTSQKIVRNVVLPLVNQFLAQGYALVRILSALKIKPSTYYNWRHWQPSRQEKRRESLKPYILDVWKTFKFYGYRRIAAYSQQTDGPKVSGYMTLKLMRELGIKSRMQKRYRKPKTVVTVDQKPNLIRHLHDLSGVWQTDITYIQLTNHRWVYLATVLDPEKRKVLGYKIGDTMTAELATSALQMALDKHRKPLIIHSDMGSHTRVLNLILNVKIMA; from the coding sequence TTGAGCGGCCATCTTACTAGCCAAAAAATAGTCCGTAATGTGGTATTGCCGCTCGTTAACCAATTTTTAGCACAAGGCTACGCGCTTGTGCGTATTTTAAGTGCACTTAAAATCAAACCTAGTACCTATTACAACTGGCGCCATTGGCAGCCCAGTCGACAAGAAAAGCGTAGAGAATCTCTAAAACCTTATATTTTAGACGTTTGGAAAACCTTTAAATTTTATGGTTATCGCCGTATTGCTGCTTATAGTCAACAAACCGACGGTCCGAAAGTATCTGGGTATATGACACTCAAATTGATGCGTGAATTAGGGATTAAATCCCGCATGCAAAAACGTTATCGCAAGCCAAAAACTGTGGTGACTGTTGATCAAAAGCCCAATTTGATTAGACACTTGCATGATTTGAGCGGTGTTTGGCAAACAGATATCACTTATATTCAGTTGACTAATCACAGATGGGTCTATTTAGCGACCGTTTTGGATCCTGAGAAGAGAAAAGTATTGGGCTATAAAATTGGCGATACAATGACAGCCGAGCTAGCCACAAGTGCCTTACAGATGGCTTTAGATAAGCATCGAAAGCCATTAATTATTCATTCAGATATGGGGTCACATACACGAGTGCTGAATTTAATATTAAATGTCAAAATTATGGCTTGA
- a CDS encoding transposase, producing the protein MNYSFRYGVTYTSAEFNIKCQNYGLKHSYSLKGHPYDNGRMEAFHSILKREEVYLKAYETLTQVQAAIGWYINFYNRNRISNVA; encoded by the coding sequence ATTAATTATTCATTCAGATATGGGGTCACATACACGAGTGCTGAATTTAATATTAAATGTCAAAATTATGGCTTGAAACATTCATATTCACTCAAAGGACATCCATACGATAATGGCCGTATGGAAGCATTTCATTCAATATTGAAACGTGAAGAGGTGTATTTGAAGGCATACGAAACATTAACGCAAGTCCAAGCAGCCATTGGTTGGTATATCAATTTTTATAATCGCAATCGTATCTCAAATGTTGCCTAA
- a CDS encoding transposase has protein sequence MSIRYSQDFKDSLVKLHQEGRSLKSLAEEFGPSKDSIAIWVKQATPIMIKGQSKTLKDVKQLEKRLAILEEENEILSRIA, from the coding sequence ATGTCAATTCGTTATTCACAAGATTTCAAAGACTCATTGGTTAAACTTCACCAAGAAGGCCGTTCACTTAAATCATTAGCAGAAGAATTTGGTCCGTCGAAAGATTCTATTGCTATTTGGGTTAAACAAGCTACCCCAATCATGATCAAGGGTCAGTCAAAGACGTTAAAGGATGTCAAGCAATTAGAAAAGCGTCTCGCTATTTTGGAGGAAGAAAACGAAATTTTATCACGCATAGCCTGA